One Anolis carolinensis isolate JA03-04 chromosome 4, rAnoCar3.1.pri, whole genome shotgun sequence DNA window includes the following coding sequences:
- the tfeb gene encoding transcription factor EB, translated as MASRIGLRMQLMREQVQQEEQRERMQQQAMMHYMQQQQQMPMAPTPAINTPVHFQSPPPVPGEVLKVQSFLENPTTYHLQRSRDKKVQDFLSETYGNKFAPLLSAPSPKPPPSASPGVRPTPSHVLSSSAGNSTPNSPMAMLNIGSNPEREIDDVIEDIMQLTTTVGCINPEIHMPNTLPLSSSHMNVYSSDLPMTPSVVGMTSSSCPADLTQKRDYTDAESRALAKERQKKDNHNLIERRRRFNINDRIKELGMLIPKAGDLDVRWNKGTILKASVDYIRRMQKDLQRSRDLENHSRRLEIANKQLWLRIQELEMQARVHGLPTTSPSGMNMAELAQQVVKQETSGDEGTPEIQQQKQQQQQSLPPQPPPQLHPELEAQQQHSHFAPPQSPYDQLDFTHSLSFDDNSRGFHDSLDPSQSVSFPSLSKKELDLMLMEDTMLPVASDPLFSAVSPEASKASSRRSSFSMEDTDML; from the exons atGGCATCACGCATTGGTCTACGGATGCAGCTTATGAGAGAACAGGTACAACAAGAGGAGCAACGGGAGCGCATGCAACAACAGGCAATGATGCACtacatgcagcagcagcagcagatgccAATGGCTCCAACTCCTGCCATCAACACACCAGTTCATTTCCAGTCGCCGCCCCCTGTTCCAGGAGAAGTCTTAAAG GTTCAGTCTTTCCTGGAGAACCCTACCACGTACCACTTGCAACGGTCACGAGACAAGAAGGtccaagatttcctgtctgaAACCTATGGGAACAAGTTTGCTCCGTTGCTCAGTGCCCCTTCTCCCAAGCCTCCCCCTTCTGCCTCACCTGGTGTGAGGCCAACGCCGAGCCATGTCTTGTCCTCTTCTGCAGGCAATAGCACCCCCAACAGTCCGATGGCAATGCTCAACATTGGCTCTAACCCAGAAAGAGAG ATAGATGACGTTATTGAAGATATAATGCAGCTGACGACAACGGTGGGATGCATTAACCCAGAAATTCATATGCCCAATACT CTGCCACTCTCCAGCAGCCATATGAATGTGTATAGCAGTGACCTTCCAATGACTCCCTCTGTGGTGGGCATGACCAGCAGCTCCTGTCCTGCTGATCTCACCCAGAAAAGAGACTACACAG ATGCTGAAAGCCGTGCTTTGGCTAAGGAACGGCAGAAGAAGGACAATCACAATCTAA TTGAAAGAAGACGAAGGTTTAACATCAATGATCGCATTAAAGAACTAGGAATGCTCATCCCAAAAGCTGGAGATCT GGATGTGCGCTGGAACAAAGGGACAATCCTGAAAGCCTCTGTTGATTATATCAGGAGGATGCAGAAAGACCTACAGAGGTCACGAGATCTTGAGAATCACTCTCGACGCCTGGAAATAGCAAACAAGCAGCTATGGCTCCGTATACAG GAGCTGGAGATGCAGGCTCGGGTCCATGGGCTGCCAACCACTTCTCCCTCTGGCATGAACATGGCTGAACTAGCTCAGCAGGTGGTCAAGCAAGAAACCTCTGGGGATGAGGGGACACCAGAGatccagcagcagaagcagcaacaacagcagtcaTTGCCACCTCAGCCACCGCCACAACTCCATCCTGAGCTGGAAGCTCAACAACAACACTCTCACTTTGCTCCTCCACAGTCTCCTTATGATCAGCTGGACTTTACCCATAGCCTGAGCTTTGATGACAACTCTAGAGGCTTCCATGACTCTCTGGATCCCAGTCAAAGTGTCTCTTTTCCCTCTTTGTCCAAGAAGGAGCTAGACTTGATGCTAATGGAGGATACCATGCTGCCTGTGGCTTCTGACCCCTTGTTTTCTGCCGTCTCTCCAGAAGCCTCAAAGGCCAGCAGTCGCCGAAGCAGTTTCAGCATGGAGGACACAGACATGCTGTGA